A window of Ignavibacterium sp. contains these coding sequences:
- the corA gene encoding magnesium/cobalt transporter CorA encodes MLKKQTKRFRIQTKRKLRKLTELFDQEPKQIGLPPGTLVYTGEKEKEPVNISLIEYDQNSLTEKKIEDLKEILLSKENDKVSWITVDGVHNIQLMEKIQSYFNIHPLAMEDIVHTTQRPKAEEYQDKLFIVVRMFIYDEENHDLKNEQVSFILGKNYLLTFLEDPGDVFNPVRDRIRKDGTKIRNNGSDFLAYSLIDSIVDSYFHILEKLGEEIEELEDRLVIQPTRDDLQAVHHMRRNMILLRKSVWPLREVISHLQRNEHDVINQSTQIYLRDVYDHIIQIIDTIESYRDMIVGMLDVYLSSTSNKLNEVMKVLTIISTLFIPLTFLAGVYGMNFHYFPELDMKWMYPWGFWTVSLLISLGMIIFFKRKKWF; translated from the coding sequence ATGCTAAAAAAACAAACTAAACGTTTTAGAATTCAAACGAAAAGAAAGCTGAGGAAATTAACCGAGTTATTTGATCAGGAGCCAAAGCAAATTGGTTTGCCACCGGGAACACTTGTTTACACTGGCGAAAAAGAAAAGGAGCCTGTGAACATTTCGCTAATTGAATACGATCAGAATTCATTAACTGAAAAGAAAATTGAAGACCTCAAAGAAATTCTTCTCTCAAAGGAAAATGATAAAGTGTCGTGGATTACCGTAGATGGTGTTCATAATATTCAACTGATGGAAAAGATTCAGAGTTATTTCAATATTCATCCGCTAGCAATGGAAGATATTGTGCACACTACTCAGAGACCAAAAGCAGAAGAATATCAGGATAAATTATTTATAGTAGTTCGAATGTTTATCTACGATGAAGAAAATCATGATTTGAAAAATGAACAAGTAAGTTTTATTCTTGGCAAAAATTATCTTCTTACATTTTTAGAAGATCCCGGAGATGTTTTTAATCCTGTCCGCGACAGAATAAGAAAAGATGGAACGAAGATAAGAAATAATGGTTCCGACTTTCTCGCTTATTCATTAATCGACTCTATTGTTGATAGCTACTTTCACATTCTTGAAAAGTTAGGTGAAGAGATTGAGGAACTTGAAGACAGATTGGTTATTCAACCAACAAGAGATGATTTACAAGCTGTTCATCATATGAGAAGAAATATGATTCTGCTCAGAAAGTCTGTCTGGCCATTGCGCGAAGTTATTTCACATCTTCAAAGAAATGAGCACGATGTAATAAACCAATCAACCCAGATTTATCTTCGTGATGTTTATGATCATATAATTCAGATCATTGATACAATTGAATCTTATCGTGATATGATTGTTGGTATGCTGGATGTTTATCTCTCAAGCACCAGCAATAAATTAAATGAAGTAATGAAAGTGCTGACAATAATTTCAACTTTATTTATTCCGCTTACTTTTCTTGCAGGAGTTTATGGGATGAACTTCCATTACTTTCCTGAGCTGGATATGAAATGGATGTATCCGTGGGGATTCTGGACTGTTTCACTTTTGATTTCTTTGGGAATGATTATTTTCTTCAAAAGAAAAAAATGGTTTTAA
- a CDS encoding DUF4870 domain-containing protein → MWFLYLTSIIPLPVFSIPIWLFTPKSKTQFATKNKTLINYQLNILLYFFISVLMIPLLIGTIFIVLLTIFHLRFIFSSLKGNATIRLPFSFTFVK, encoded by the coding sequence ATGTGGTTTTTATATCTCACATCAATTATTCCTTTGCCGGTTTTTTCAATTCCAATCTGGCTGTTTACTCCCAAAAGTAAAACTCAATTCGCAACAAAGAACAAAACATTGATTAATTATCAATTAAATATTTTACTTTACTTTTTTATTTCTGTTCTTATGATTCCATTACTAATCGGAACAATATTTATAGTATTACTAACGATATTTCATCTGAGATTTATTTTCTCTTCTCTTAAAGGAAATGCCACAATAAGACTTCCATTTTCGTTTACATTTGTCAAATGA
- a CDS encoding T9SS type A sorting domain-containing protein, with the protein MKNLRFLVSFIILCASLSFAQDQKIFVFDPNGVSASFQYTLSRLTDDSVFVADTIDDSVFSYDALFLFIPFALTQEENNRLIQYTSENKPVYVYTGALPLVSDSIAFWNHIGIEEVYGLLISVPIDTVIGVQGMFTQDLVIDTNFMSGIIPVIIGNVDSILVGKTDFSPINTTYSSGYDSLNVIIDLYNLIDDYGFLERVLQKFNLIPHNGNVDIQFYPQVDTAFVYGGCCTPQIIARKFSGTSTRDSISIEPGPNTIFYYYDSTGTQISVENFYFIVTDSLDEFNYELWYYQTGFDKSPKIIIPFDSTFYTDYHFYNIQLVVKRNGIIVGSFSQPFHADFGLSADDNVTTLKEFKLYQNYPNPFNPSTVISWQSPVGGWQTLKLFDILGREVATLVDEYREAGSYNVEFTVNNLQLSSGVYFYQFIIRPSQSKDGKVGDYIQTKKMILLK; encoded by the coding sequence ATGAAAAATTTAAGATTCCTGGTCTCGTTTATAATACTCTGTGCATCATTAAGTTTTGCACAAGATCAAAAAATTTTCGTTTTCGATCCCAATGGAGTATCGGCAAGTTTTCAGTATACACTTTCCCGGTTAACTGATGATTCTGTTTTTGTTGCTGATACAATTGACGATTCTGTTTTCAGCTATGATGCATTATTTTTATTTATCCCATTTGCTCTAACTCAGGAAGAGAATAACCGACTGATTCAATATACCTCCGAAAACAAGCCTGTTTATGTTTACACAGGAGCTTTACCACTCGTTTCAGATTCAATTGCATTCTGGAATCACATCGGAATTGAAGAAGTTTATGGATTACTTATTTCTGTTCCAATTGATACTGTAATTGGTGTTCAAGGTATGTTTACACAAGATTTAGTTATTGATACAAATTTTATGAGCGGAATTATTCCTGTCATAATAGGAAATGTAGATTCAATTTTAGTGGGAAAAACAGATTTCTCACCTATTAATACAACTTATAGCTCCGGCTATGATTCGCTTAATGTAATAATTGATTTATACAATCTGATTGATGATTATGGATTTCTCGAAAGAGTTCTGCAAAAATTTAATTTGATTCCGCATAACGGAAATGTTGATATTCAATTCTATCCACAGGTTGACACCGCCTTTGTATATGGCGGATGTTGTACGCCTCAGATTATTGCAAGAAAATTCTCGGGCACCTCAACAAGAGACAGCATTTCAATTGAGCCGGGCCCTAATACGATATTTTATTATTATGATTCAACGGGAACACAGATATCAGTAGAAAACTTTTATTTTATTGTCACAGACTCCCTTGATGAATTCAATTATGAGTTGTGGTACTATCAGACAGGGTTTGATAAGTCGCCAAAAATAATTATTCCATTTGATTCAACTTTTTATACCGACTACCATTTTTACAACATTCAGTTGGTCGTTAAAAGAAATGGTATAATTGTCGGATCTTTTTCACAGCCATTCCACGCCGACTTTGGTCTAAGTGCTGATGATAATGTTACAACATTAAAAGAATTTAAATTATACCAGAACTATCCCAATCCCTTCAATCCCAGTACAGTTATCAGTTGGCAGTCACCAGTAGGCGGTTGGCAAACATTGAAATTATTTGATATACTCGGAAGAGAGGTAGCAACGCTGGTTGATGAATACAGAGAAGCTGGCAGTTATAATGTGGAATTCACAGTTAACAACTTGCAACTAAGCTCAGGTGTTTATTTCTATCAATTTATTATCCGACCTTCGCAAAGCAAAGATGGAAAAGTTGGTGATTATATTCAGACAAAGAAAATGATACTGCTGAAATAA
- the hemH gene encoding ferrochelatase, with product MTKTGVLLVNLGTPDSPAVKDVRKYLFEFLNDPRVIDIPSAVRFFLVNFIIVPFRAPKSAEIYKMLWTEKGSPILIYGESVKEKLQKELGDEFEVELAMRYRNPSLNDVLDRMRVKNYKKIIVIPLFPQYASATTGSVIEKVMKIVSRWWVIPEIKFIGQFFDNEGFLNTIVERAKKYNLNEYDHILFSYHGLPERQVDKVYFDGKPCSDHKCDEELNDENIYCYKATCYATTRLLADKLNIPKEKYTVCFQSRLDKKWLEPFSDEVVIEQAKKGAKKLLVFSPAFVADCLETTVEIGIEYQKLFEEHGGEKVQLVESLNDHPMWIKTLKEIVIKES from the coding sequence ATGACAAAAACCGGTGTACTATTAGTTAATCTCGGGACACCCGATAGTCCCGCTGTAAAAGATGTAAGAAAATACTTATTTGAATTTCTCAACGACCCAAGAGTAATTGATATTCCTTCAGCCGTAAGATTTTTTCTGGTCAACTTTATTATTGTACCTTTCCGTGCACCAAAGTCTGCTGAGATTTATAAAATGCTCTGGACAGAAAAAGGTTCGCCGATACTGATTTATGGCGAATCAGTTAAAGAAAAACTACAAAAGGAACTTGGAGACGAGTTTGAAGTTGAACTTGCAATGCGTTACCGGAATCCTTCGCTCAATGATGTTCTGGACAGAATGCGTGTTAAGAATTACAAAAAAATTATTGTTATTCCATTGTTCCCTCAATATGCTTCTGCAACAACCGGTTCGGTAATAGAAAAAGTTATGAAAATTGTAAGCCGGTGGTGGGTTATTCCTGAAATAAAATTCATCGGACAGTTTTTTGATAACGAAGGATTTCTCAACACAATTGTAGAGCGGGCTAAAAAATATAATCTTAATGAATACGATCATATTCTCTTCAGCTATCACGGACTTCCGGAAAGACAGGTTGATAAAGTTTATTTTGACGGTAAACCTTGTTCAGATCACAAGTGCGATGAAGAACTTAATGATGAAAATATTTACTGCTACAAAGCCACCTGCTATGCCACAACAAGATTACTTGCAGATAAACTGAACATACCAAAAGAAAAATACACTGTTTGCTTTCAATCGCGTCTTGATAAAAAATGGCTAGAACCTTTTTCTGATGAAGTTGTAATTGAGCAGGCAAAGAAAGGCGCAAAAAAACTTTTAGTTTTCTCCCCTGCTTTTGTAGCGGATTGTCTCGAAACAACTGTTGAAATCGGAATTGAATATCAAAAACTTTTTGAAGAACACGGCGGTGAAAAGGTTCAGTTAGTAGAGAGTCTTAATGATCATCCAATGTGGATTAAAACTCTTAAAGAAATCGTTATCAAAGAAAGTTGA